From the genome of Pyxidicoccus trucidator:
GTCGTCATAGATGTTACCCGTGGCGACAATCACGTACTTGTGGGGTGCGGGGGACATGGGGAACTCCTTCCGGAGCGCCTCCCGCTGGGCGATGCGGGCCTTCATGTCCTCCATGGCCGCGCGGGCCTCGGCGCGGACCTCTTCCCTCAGGTTCTGCTCCTGCTCGGGGGGCAGCGCCCCCAGCTTGTCCGTGGGCAGCGCCGTCAGGCGCTCCACGGCCTCCAGCGGGCTCTTGGCGCCCAGGTGCAGCGCGCGGCCGTACCAGTAGGCGGCGCCCTTGTTGAGCACCCCGGAGGCCTTGAGCTTGTCGACCATCAGGTTGGCGAGCGGGACGCCACGCGCCCCGGCTCCGGAGATGCCGAAGAAGCGCAACACGGTGCGCTCGGTGGATACAGTGGTGTTGCGGCGGATGAGGTCGAAGATCGGGTTGACGATCTCCTCCGCCAGCTTGCGCGCGTGAGCAATCTGCGCGTCTTCAATGAACGGGCCTGGCATGCGCGCACCTTACCCGCCAAAACGCCAGTCGGAAGCGGTGAAGCGTACCCACCTGGCGTTGGCGCACCGCATTATCGGTTCCCCGCACTTCACACCGACCCAACGGTGCGGAATGTCACCGCCTGGCCGGTGAATACACCGGCATTTCGGTGATGCGGGCTGATAGGACTTCATAAGCCATTGATAACACTCAGCCCAGGACTGCGGCACGGGCCGTGCTTTGGAGCGCGGCGTCTCACCCCCGAAAGACGAGGAAGACCCCCGTGCAATTCCGCTCCTTGCTTCTGTCCGCACTGCTCCTTGGCGGTCCGGCCCTGGCCGAGACTCCGCCCCCTCTCACCACCGACACTGGCTCCCCGGTGGGGACCAACCAGAGCTCCAAGACGGCCGGCCCCCGAGGTGGCGTGCTGCTGGAGGACTTCCACCTCATCGAGAAGCTGGCGCGGTTCGACCGTGAGCGCATCCCCGAGCGCGTCGTCCACGCGCGTGGCACCGGCGCCCACGGCACCTTCGAGAGCTACGACAACTTCTCCAGCCTCACCCGCGCGTCCATCTTCTCCGCCAAGGGCAAGAAGACGCCGATGTTCGTGCGCTTCTCCACGGTCATCCACCCGTCCGGCTCGCCGGAGACGCTGCGGGACCCGCGCGGCTTCGCGCTGAAGTTCTACACGGACGAGGGCAACTGGGACCTGGTCGGCAACAACCTGCCCATCTTCTTCATCCGGGACGCCATCAAGTTCCCGGACATGGTGCACTCGCTCAAGCCGTCGCCGATCACGAACAAGCAGGACCCGAACCGCTTCTTCGACTTCTTCTCGCACCAGCCCGAGTCGACGCACATGCTCACGCAGGTCTACTCGGACCTGGGCATCCCCGCGAACCACCGGCAGATGAACGGGCACGGCGTGCACTCGTTCAAGTTCGTCAACGCGAAGGGCGAGTACAAGTACGTCAAGTTCAACTGGGCCTCGCAGCAGGGCGTGAAGGGCCTCAACACCCCTGACGAGGTCGCCCGCACCGTCGCGGCGGACTTCCAGCACGCCACCACGGACCTGTACGCCTCCATCGGCGCGGGCAAGCTCCCGTCGTGGGAGCTGTCGGTGCAGGTGCTGGACCCGAAGGAGCTGGACAAGTTCAGCTTCGACCCGCTCGACGCGACGAAGGTGTGGCCCGAGGACAAGGCGCCGTCCGTCAAGCTGGGCAGGTTCACCCTGAACAAGATGCCGGACAACTTCTTCGAGGAGACCGAGCAGGTCGCGTTCTCCCCCGGCGTGGTGCCCCCGGGCATCGAGCCCTCCGAGGACCGGCTGCTGCAGGGCCGCCTGTTCTCCTACGCGGACACGCAGCGCTACCGCATCGGCGCCAACTACCAGTCGCTGCCCGTCAACCGCGCCAAGGCCCCGGTGAACAGCAACAGCCAGGCCGGCTCCATGAACATCGCCAACACGAAGTCGGACGTGAACTACGAGCCGAGCGTCACCCGTGAGACGCAGGACGTCCCGGCCTACCTGCTGTCGAGCGCCCCGCTGAGCGGCACCACGCAGCAGCGGGCCATCGAGAAGACGGACAACTTCTCCCAGGCGGGCGCCTTCTATGTCGCGCTCGACGCCGGGGCGAAGGAGCGACTGGTGAAGAACATCGCCGCGGACCTGGGCCAGGTGCGTGACGCCCGCGTGAAGGCCCGCATCGTGGGGCACTTCTACATGGCCAACGCCGACTACGGCACGCGCCTGGCGAAGCTGGTGGGCGTGAAGGTGGACGACGCCAAGGCGGCCGTGGCTCCGCTGGCGACGCGCTGAAGCACCCCGTCGTACCGGGCCCCGGCGCTGTCGCTGGCCGGGGCCCGCTGTTTCCCGCCTCTCCGTCCGAGAGAGGGCCGGGGTGGGAAGTGGGCGGAAACCCGGAGGACTCATGGTTCGCAAGCTGCTGCTCGGAACGTTCGGTCTGCTGATGCTGGTCGGCGCGCTGCTCACCGCCGCGTGGCTGTCGCTTCGCGCAGCGCCCGCGCCCGCGGGCCGACTGCTCGCGACGAGCGAGGCCGAGCGCTACCTGCTCGCCGCTGCTCGCGCGGGCGACGTGGAGGTCGTGACTGGTCTCATCAAGGCCGGCACCCCCGTGGAGGCCCGTGACGCGCGGGGCTTCTCGCCCCTCATCCTTGCCGCGTACCACGGCCACACCGACGCAGTGCGCGCGCTGCTCGCTGCTGGCGCGGATGCCTGCGCGGGTGACAACCGGGGCAACACCGCGCTGATGGGTGCGGCCTTCAAGGGCTACGCGGACATCGTCGGGCTGCTCAACCAGCAGCCCTGCGCCGTGGACCAGGCCAATGGCCTCGGTCAGACGGCGCTGATGTTCGCCTCCCTCTTCGGCCGCACGGAGGTGGTGGAGCAACTGCGCAAGCAGGGCGCCTCGCCCGAGGTTCGCGATGCGAGTGGCCGCTCCGCCCAGGACTGGGCGGCCACGCAGGCACCGGCCGCGCCCGTGGCTCCCGTGGCTCCCGTGACTCCGGAGCCCTCCGCGTCGGCGCGGTGAAGCGTCCCGCTCCCACCCGTGAGGCCCGTATTGGACGCTCCGGGTGGCGAAGTGCTGAAGCCCTCCGCGTCGGCGCGGTGAGCCCCTGGGGTCAGACGTACCGGGTGGCGAAGAGCTGGAGCAGCTCCGGCTCGGTGCGCAGCAGGTCGAGCGTCAGCGCGGCGTGGCCGGGCACGTAGCCATTGCCCACCACCATGGTGACGTCCTTGCCCACGCCCTCAGCGCCCAGCGCCGCGGCGGTGAAGCTCGTCGCCATGGAGAAGAAGATGGCCGTGCCCCCGTCCTTCACGGACAGGATGGTGGCCATCTCCGTGTTGCCCACGCTGGCGCAGTTGACCACCAGGTCGCAGAGCTGGCCGTCCGTCGCCCGGCTCACCGCCTCCATCACGTCCACGCCCTGCGTGGCATCCACCTTCAGCGCCGCGTCGCACAGGCCGATGGAGGACAGCAGGTCCAGCGCCCCCTGCGACACGTCCAGGGCGATGAGCTTCCCGCGGCTCTCCAGGTTGCGCCGCGCCTGCGCCAGGCACAGCGCCCCGCTCTTGCCCGCGCCCAGCACCGCCACCGTCATCCCCGGCCGCACATGGCGGGCCACCAGCGCTGGAGCTCCACACACGTCCAGCGCCGCCAGCGCCAGCGTGTCCGGCATGTCCGATGGGAGCTTCGCGAAGATGCCGCTGGCGAACAGCAGCGCATGGCCACGGATGTCCACGCGGTCGATGTCCGCGTGCACGGCCTTCACCTCTTCAATCACCAGCGGCGTCAGCGTGAGGCTCACCAGCGTGGCGATGCGGTCCCCCACCTTGAGCAGCTCGCGCGCGGGGTGCTTGGGGCCCAGCTCCTTCACTCGGCCAATCAGCATGCCGCCCGAGCCCGTCACGGGGTTCTGCATCTTCCCGCGCTCGCGGACGATTTCCTGGATGCGCTCGCCGATGCGCTTCGAGTCCCCACCCACCTCGCCCTTGATCTGCTTGAAGGACGCGGCGTCGATGTTGAGGCTCTCCACGTCGATGAGCAGCTCCGCCTCGCGGCATGGCAGCGAAGCGTCCAACTTCCGCGCCCGCTGCGGCAGCACGCCACTCTCTCCGACGACGCGGGACAGCCCGTAGAGGTCGATGCCCATGTTCCGTCTCCCTGAAGGTCCGAGCGCCGCGAGGCGCGCACGCTGCTGCGTCTACCCGCTCCCACCGGGGGATGGCCAGCGCCACGTCACCCCACCCCGCTCCGTCCCCTCCTGAACAGGTCATCCAGCCACACCGCGTGGCCCGGCAGCCACGGGGAAAGCCCCTCCCCTCCCGCCAAGGCCGCGACCTTCCGAAGGAATGTTCGTTCCGCGGAGGCTGGCCCGAGGGGTGCAAAGGACAGGGGCATGGTCACCCACCCTCCTCACCGCGCCGGGGTCTTCGCCACCAGCGCCCTCGTCCTGACGCTGCTCGCGCTCCCCACCAGGGCCTCCGCCCAGGAGGTCTTCACCCCGCGCGAGGACATTCCCGACGCCCACCTGCGCGGCGTCACCCATGTCGTCTGTGTCACCTTCCCCGAGGGCGCCGTGCCCGAGGTGCCCGTGTACGAGCGCAGGGCCCTCGGCTTCGAGCCGGCTGGCTCCGTCCCGCGCGCGAGGACCGTCCCGGTGAGCCGCTGGGTCGACCCCGGAGGCTCACAGGAGGACTGCTTCCCCGCCTTCGAGCACGAGCGCCTCAACCACCACGGCGTCTCCGTGCGCTACGCCCACGTCATGCTCGACGTCCGGAGCGGGCGGAAGGCCTGGCTCGGCGAGGGCGGCGCGGACAGCCCCACCGCGACGTGGATCACCATCGAAAGCCTGCGCACGCTGGAGGCCTTCGAGGACAGGGGCATCGAGTTCCGCAGACTGCTCCGCGAGGACTCGCTGCTGATTGTCCGGGAGGAGCCCCGCCACGACGCGAGCCCGGTGGAGCTCAACTTCCACGACGGCGACTTCAGCCTGGGGCGCCGCATCGGCGACTACGCGGAGGTGCTGGACTTCAACTCCTACACGGAGAAGTACTACCGCAGGGGCTGGGTGCGGCTGGTGGACGCGCGGGGCACGCTGCTCCTCTGGCCCGCCAACTACCCGTCGCACGGGTGCTGAGCCCGTGCGACGCGCTTCCGCGAGAGCGCCCTACTCGCGAGCCAGCTTCGGCACCAGCACCGCCAGCGAGCGCTCGAAGCGGTAGGACACGCCGGAGTGCCCGTCCTCGAACTCCTCGTGCACCAGCTCGAGGTTGGCGGCCTTGAGGTCGTCCGCGAGCATGCGCGTGCCCCAGCGGATGTTGAACTCGTCGCGGGTGCCGCAGTCGAGGAACACCGTCTTCAGCTTGCGGAACGAGTCCAGGAACTTGGGCACGAAGCGCACCGGGTCGTGCACCAGCCAGCGGTTCCACACGTCCAGCTTGATGCGGCCCGTCTGCGCGTCGAAGGGCAGCTCCAGGTTCAGCGGCTCGCCCTTCTTCGGCGAGTACGCCGCCGCCATCGCCAGCGTGTTCACCACCGGGAAGTCGTCGCCGCGCATCTTCGTCTCGCGCACGCGCTTGCGGAACTCCGCGTGCCACGCGTCCACGCCGCCCGACTTCAGCAGCGAGGTCGCCGCCTTGGGCAGGTCCGGCAGGTAGCAGTACTCGAAATACGAGTCCGCCGCGTGCGCGCCCAGGTGGGAGAACACCTCCGGGTGGTAGCGGCCCATCACCAGCGCGCCGTAGCCGCCGGAGCTGTGGCCCACCACCGCGCGCGAGGCCGCCTTGGGCAGCGTGCGGTACGTGCGGTCCACGAAGCCCACCACGTCCTTGGCCAGGTAGTCGCGGTAGCGGCCGATGGCGTCGCTGTTCACCCACTGGCTGCCGCCGAGCGACGTCCACCCGTCGGGGAAGACGCCGATGGCGGGCGGCAGCGCGCCGGACTCGATGAGCGCGTCCATCCGCTCGGGGACGGTGGGGCCGAAGCCCGCGGCGTTGGTCCACGTGCCGCCGCTGTTGCCGAAGGCGTGCAGGAAGTAGACGACCGGGTAGCGTCGGTCTCCCTCGCCATAGCCGGGCGGCAGGTACACGGTGAGCCGGCGCCGGGCCGGGTCGCCCAGCGGGTTCGCCTCCAGCGCGGGCGATTGCAGCTCGCGCGTATCCAGCTGTCCCTTCATAAGAGTCTCCCCCTCCGAGGGCCCGCCGCTAGGCGCGCGAGCCGGGTTGCTTGCCGAGGACCTTCATCACCGCCTGCAGGTCCTCCCACGCCTTGCGCTTCTCCGCCGGGCTGCGCAGGAGGTACGCCGGGTGGAAGGTGGGCATGAGCTGGATGCCCTCGTACGTGCGCCAGTTGCCGCGCAGGCGGGTGATGGCCGTGCTGTCCCGCAGCAGCGTCTGCGCCGCGAACTTGCCCAGCGCCACCACCACCTTCGGCTGGATGGCCGCCAGCTGCGCGCGCAGGAACGGCTCGCACGAGGCAATCTCCTCCGGCTCCGGGTTGCGGTTGCCGGGCGGCCGGCACTTCACGACGTTGCAGATGTAGACGTCGTCGCGACGGAAGCCCATGGCCTCAATCATCTTCGTCAGCAGCTCACCCGCCGCGCCGACGAAGGGGACGCCTTGCAGGTCCTCGTTCTCCCCCGGGCCCTCGCCCACGAAGACGAGCTCCGCGCGCGGGTTGCCCGAGCCGAAGACGATGTTCTTGCGCGTGCTGCACAGCTTGCAGCGCTGGCAGTCGCCCAGCTCGCGGCGAATCTCATCCAGCGTGGGCCGGTCTCCGGTCCCCATTCCCGGCAGCCGACCCGGGGCGTGAGGCGCCTGCTGCGGCACGTCCGCGAGCAGGCCCGCCCCACCCACGGGCGGAGTGCGCGAAGCCGGGCCCCGCGCGGACAGGGGCGAGCCGGTGGGCGCGGTGGCCGCCGGGCGCATCGGAGCATCGCCGGGGCTGCTGGACGTGGAAGGGCCAGGCCGAGCCATGGGCCCGGTGACCGCCGGGCGCATCGGAGCATCGCCGGGGCTGCTGGACGTAGAGGGTCCAGGGCGAGCCATGGGCCGGGCGTCCGGGACAGCGCTCGGGGGCCGGGCAGGGACAGCGGCAGGGCGGCCCGCCGCGGTGCCGGAGTCCGGAGCCCCGTTGCCCCGGGCCAGGATGGAGCGGAGCGAAGGCGCGGAGCGCTGGAGCTCGGATGCCGCCTTCGCGTCAATCATCAGCACACGGCCGCCGGCCTCCTCCTGCCACAGCAGATGGCGGCGCACCTCGTCCAGCACGGAGCTCAGTTCCTGCGAGGAGTCGAGGGAGTCGTCGTTCACGTTGACTGGATCGGT
Proteins encoded in this window:
- a CDS encoding catalase; this translates as MQFRSLLLSALLLGGPALAETPPPLTTDTGSPVGTNQSSKTAGPRGGVLLEDFHLIEKLARFDRERIPERVVHARGTGAHGTFESYDNFSSLTRASIFSAKGKKTPMFVRFSTVIHPSGSPETLRDPRGFALKFYTDEGNWDLVGNNLPIFFIRDAIKFPDMVHSLKPSPITNKQDPNRFFDFFSHQPESTHMLTQVYSDLGIPANHRQMNGHGVHSFKFVNAKGEYKYVKFNWASQQGVKGLNTPDEVARTVAADFQHATTDLYASIGAGKLPSWELSVQVLDPKELDKFSFDPLDATKVWPEDKAPSVKLGRFTLNKMPDNFFEETEQVAFSPGVVPPGIEPSEDRLLQGRLFSYADTQRYRIGANYQSLPVNRAKAPVNSNSQAGSMNIANTKSDVNYEPSVTRETQDVPAYLLSSAPLSGTTQQRAIEKTDNFSQAGAFYVALDAGAKERLVKNIAADLGQVRDARVKARIVGHFYMANADYGTRLAKLVGVKVDDAKAAVAPLATR
- a CDS encoding ankyrin repeat domain-containing protein; its protein translation is MVRKLLLGTFGLLMLVGALLTAAWLSLRAAPAPAGRLLATSEAERYLLAAARAGDVEVVTGLIKAGTPVEARDARGFSPLILAAYHGHTDAVRALLAAGADACAGDNRGNTALMGAAFKGYADIVGLLNQQPCAVDQANGLGQTALMFASLFGRTEVVEQLRKQGASPEVRDASGRSAQDWAATQAPAAPVAPVAPVTPEPSASAR
- a CDS encoding L-erythro-3,5-diaminohexanoate dehydrogenase, whose protein sequence is MGIDLYGLSRVVGESGVLPQRARKLDASLPCREAELLIDVESLNIDAASFKQIKGEVGGDSKRIGERIQEIVRERGKMQNPVTGSGGMLIGRVKELGPKHPARELLKVGDRIATLVSLTLTPLVIEEVKAVHADIDRVDIRGHALLFASGIFAKLPSDMPDTLALAALDVCGAPALVARHVRPGMTVAVLGAGKSGALCLAQARRNLESRGKLIALDVSQGALDLLSSIGLCDAALKVDATQGVDVMEAVSRATDGQLCDLVVNCASVGNTEMATILSVKDGGTAIFFSMATSFTAAALGAEGVGKDVTMVVGNGYVPGHAALTLDLLRTEPELLQLFATRYV
- a CDS encoding alpha/beta hydrolase, translating into MKGQLDTRELQSPALEANPLGDPARRRLTVYLPPGYGEGDRRYPVVYFLHAFGNSGGTWTNAAGFGPTVPERMDALIESGALPPAIGVFPDGWTSLGGSQWVNSDAIGRYRDYLAKDVVGFVDRTYRTLPKAASRAVVGHSSGGYGALVMGRYHPEVFSHLGAHAADSYFEYCYLPDLPKAATSLLKSGGVDAWHAEFRKRVRETKMRGDDFPVVNTLAMAAAYSPKKGEPLNLELPFDAQTGRIKLDVWNRWLVHDPVRFVPKFLDSFRKLKTVFLDCGTRDEFNIRWGTRMLADDLKAANLELVHEEFEDGHSGVSYRFERSLAVLVPKLARE
- a CDS encoding uracil-DNA glycosylase — encoded protein: MNDDSLDSSQELSSVLDEVRRHLLWQEEAGGRVLMIDAKAASELQRSAPSLRSILARGNGAPDSGTAAGRPAAVPARPPSAVPDARPMARPGPSTSSSPGDAPMRPAVTGPMARPGPSTSSSPGDAPMRPAATAPTGSPLSARGPASRTPPVGGAGLLADVPQQAPHAPGRLPGMGTGDRPTLDEIRRELGDCQRCKLCSTRKNIVFGSGNPRAELVFVGEGPGENEDLQGVPFVGAAGELLTKMIEAMGFRRDDVYICNVVKCRPPGNRNPEPEEIASCEPFLRAQLAAIQPKVVVALGKFAAQTLLRDSTAITRLRGNWRTYEGIQLMPTFHPAYLLRSPAEKRKAWEDLQAVMKVLGKQPGSRA